Proteins found in one Brevibacillus brevis genomic segment:
- a CDS encoding vWA domain-containing protein, whose protein sequence is MQWMGLGNLWFALMIPAIIVLYLLKRKVEDRVIPSTLLWQRTLQNWEAVKPWERLRRNLLLLLQLLAACLLVLALVRPAVPTEGITSDHTILVVDTSGSMMAKEGNETRLERAVSQAKALIEKLGSSQTMTLIEAGREPNVLVSKSAEKEPLLQAIEKLAPFSGTSDQIAALSLAGAIAENEPGSGVVWMGDGSGERKLDGGAVPAFSGSFQFMQMGSTRENTAIGVFVTQPTEKGVEGLLRVDNHGSMTAKGKVTVFDEQDKLLDTDSFAVGAGSSQTFSFQRLAVSRVYRAVIEPEQDGLSQDNVKWSVPFATGKGKAALYSPEGNRFLHQVLQTVGSLEVETIQQAPDAAAAARDLWVFDGVVPDELPKGNILLIAPNKKTKWLPLAGEKELDQQPRPVSPDDPLLKHVDWRDVHVAKGYALDEMPGMKPLVRAGDVDLVRAGIIDGRRVVIIGFDLHASDFPLRPAFPIFMQNVVNWLSPGQTAPIPMAHPGEVLTIPLSPGATTRTLTYPNGHQQSLTEDATSKTMQLPELTGLYRLDEGVDTGTKSTYFPVQMNEGESNITPKSLSVARKNAEEQKESEEATATGTTGGLGTKELTYWLAAFALLVLLVEWRVYQRGY, encoded by the coding sequence ATGCAGTGGATGGGTTTGGGCAACTTGTGGTTTGCGCTGATGATCCCGGCCATCATCGTCCTCTACCTGCTCAAGCGAAAAGTAGAGGATCGTGTCATACCAAGTACACTCCTGTGGCAGCGCACGTTGCAAAACTGGGAAGCGGTGAAACCGTGGGAAAGGCTGCGGCGCAACCTGCTTTTGCTGCTGCAACTGCTCGCTGCGTGCTTGCTCGTGCTGGCTTTGGTACGACCGGCTGTGCCCACTGAGGGAATCACATCCGACCATACCATTTTGGTCGTGGATACATCAGGGAGCATGATGGCCAAGGAAGGAAACGAGACGCGGCTGGAACGAGCCGTTTCACAGGCAAAAGCACTTATAGAGAAGCTGGGAAGCAGCCAGACGATGACCCTCATTGAGGCAGGGCGTGAGCCGAATGTTTTGGTTTCCAAAAGTGCAGAAAAAGAGCCGCTCTTGCAAGCCATCGAAAAGCTTGCGCCTTTTTCCGGGACATCCGATCAAATCGCAGCCTTGTCTTTGGCAGGAGCCATTGCAGAGAATGAACCAGGCAGTGGAGTGGTTTGGATGGGGGACGGAAGCGGGGAACGCAAGCTGGATGGAGGCGCAGTCCCTGCTTTTTCCGGGAGCTTTCAGTTCATGCAGATGGGGAGCACCCGCGAGAATACCGCAATCGGTGTTTTTGTGACCCAGCCTACGGAAAAAGGGGTAGAGGGACTGCTGCGGGTGGACAATCATGGCAGTATGACGGCGAAAGGAAAAGTAACGGTTTTCGATGAGCAAGATAAGCTGCTGGATACCGATTCTTTTGCGGTGGGGGCAGGTAGCTCCCAGACATTTTCGTTTCAGAGGCTGGCGGTGTCTCGCGTCTATCGTGCAGTCATCGAACCGGAGCAGGATGGACTTTCCCAGGATAATGTCAAGTGGAGTGTTCCATTCGCTACAGGGAAAGGAAAAGCAGCGTTGTATTCGCCAGAGGGCAATCGCTTCCTCCATCAAGTATTGCAGACAGTCGGAAGTCTTGAGGTGGAAACGATTCAGCAGGCACCGGATGCAGCGGCGGCTGCGCGTGACCTGTGGGTTTTTGACGGAGTCGTACCAGACGAGCTGCCAAAAGGAAACATTTTATTGATTGCCCCGAACAAGAAAACAAAGTGGTTGCCGCTCGCTGGAGAAAAAGAACTGGATCAACAGCCAAGGCCAGTTTCCCCCGATGACCCGCTGCTCAAGCACGTAGATTGGCGAGACGTGCACGTTGCCAAAGGATACGCATTGGACGAGATGCCTGGTATGAAGCCATTGGTACGCGCGGGCGATGTCGATTTGGTCAGAGCGGGGATCATAGACGGTCGGCGAGTGGTCATCATCGGATTTGATTTGCATGCATCGGACTTCCCGTTGCGTCCTGCTTTTCCGATCTTCATGCAAAATGTCGTCAACTGGCTGTCTCCTGGTCAGACAGCCCCAATCCCAATGGCCCATCCGGGAGAGGTCTTGACCATCCCACTCTCACCGGGAGCGACAACACGTACCTTGACGTATCCGAATGGACACCAGCAGTCTCTTACAGAGGACGCCACGTCCAAAACGATGCAGCTACCGGAGCTGACCGGATTGTATCGTCTTGACGAAGGGGTAGATACAGGCACCAAAAGTACGTATTTTCCTGTCCAAATGAATGAGGGAGAATCGAACATTACGCCAAAGTCTTTGAGCGTTGCCCGGAAGAATGCCGAAGAGCAAAAGGAGAGTGAGGAAGCGACAGCGACTGGCACAACAGGAGGACTGGGAACGAAGGAGTTGACCTATTGGTTGGCGGCGTTTGCTCTCTTGGTGTTATTGGTGGAATGGAGGGTGTATCAGCGTGGGTATTAA
- a CDS encoding DUF58 domain-containing protein, whose amino-acid sequence MNQHLLDPSWLARLERMQMASRKAVSGSQAGKRRARQLGSSMEFADFRAYVPGDDLRQLDWNAYARSGKLFLKKYLDETELHVNLYIDCSRSMSYGHPNKMARAIEIAAALGYLSLCHLDHVSVYAFDSSITAALTGLQGKSQAHRLLSFLSSLQEGGAGDIQTAMRQPGAVSGKAGTSIVLSDFLFESGYTEGIAYLQAARQEVTLVQVLSKEELAPEYAGELRLIDSETGQAKEVSLTSLLMEEYHKSLRDYQQQLSAFAYGRGIAFVSVEAEQSLESIVFHVFRQAGLIR is encoded by the coding sequence ATGAATCAACACCTGCTTGATCCATCATGGCTCGCCAGACTGGAGCGAATGCAGATGGCTAGTCGCAAAGCGGTCAGCGGCAGCCAGGCAGGAAAGCGAAGGGCGAGACAGCTGGGCAGTTCCATGGAGTTCGCAGATTTTCGGGCGTATGTCCCCGGTGATGATTTGCGGCAGCTCGATTGGAATGCGTATGCCCGTTCAGGCAAGCTGTTTTTGAAAAAGTACTTGGATGAAACAGAGCTGCATGTGAACTTGTACATCGATTGCAGTCGTTCGATGAGCTACGGGCACCCGAATAAAATGGCCCGTGCTATCGAGATTGCCGCGGCTCTTGGCTATTTGTCCCTGTGCCATCTCGATCATGTGTCGGTCTATGCTTTTGACAGCAGCATTACGGCAGCACTTACCGGTCTGCAAGGAAAGAGCCAGGCGCATCGCCTGCTCAGCTTCCTGTCTTCCCTGCAAGAAGGGGGAGCAGGTGATATACAAACGGCAATGCGCCAGCCAGGGGCTGTGAGCGGCAAAGCTGGTACATCCATCGTGCTGTCGGACTTTTTGTTCGAGTCAGGCTATACGGAAGGCATCGCGTATTTGCAGGCGGCCAGACAAGAGGTCACGCTTGTCCAGGTGCTCTCCAAAGAAGAGCTTGCGCCCGAGTATGCCGGAGAGCTGCGGTTGATCGATTCAGAGACGGGGCAGGCAAAAGAAGTATCCCTGACCAGCCTTTTGATGGAAGAGTACCACAAGAGCTTGCGAGATTATCAACAACAACTGTCCGCGTTTGCTTATGGAAGAGGGATCGCCTTCGTGTCTGTAGAGGCGGAACAATCGCTGGAATCGATTGTCTTCCATGTCTTTCGTCAGGCCGGCTTGATTCGCTAG
- a CDS encoding AAA family ATPase, giving the protein MAQQTLEDCLQRVELVRQEIGKVLVGQKEVVEQLLWAVFAGGHALLEGVPGLGKTLLVRTLSQAFELSFQRIQFTPDLMPTDITGTNILLVDEKGQQSFQFQHGPIFAHVVLADEINRATPKTQSALLEAMQERTVSAGGVTRPLPEPFFVLATQNPLEQEGTYPLPEAQMDRFLLKIDVPYPTEEELKMIVRQTTTSQVITVEKVASAEQIADIQQAAREVLVADAVLDYAVKLLLATHPGQQATASVNKYVRNGAGPRGVQAIVSLAKVRALLAGRYNLAYEDVTAVALPALRHRIFLNFEGEANGIRPDRVIMDILDELGTQKA; this is encoded by the coding sequence ATGGCGCAGCAAACGCTAGAGGACTGCTTGCAGCGAGTAGAGCTTGTCAGGCAGGAAATTGGAAAGGTATTGGTAGGACAAAAAGAGGTGGTCGAGCAGCTTCTGTGGGCCGTGTTTGCAGGAGGACATGCGCTTTTGGAAGGCGTACCCGGATTGGGCAAAACGCTCCTTGTTCGGACACTGTCCCAAGCCTTTGAGCTGTCGTTTCAGCGGATTCAGTTCACACCGGACCTGATGCCGACTGACATTACTGGAACGAACATCCTGTTGGTCGACGAGAAGGGACAACAGTCCTTCCAATTCCAACATGGGCCGATCTTTGCTCACGTCGTGCTGGCTGACGAAATCAACCGGGCGACGCCAAAGACGCAAAGTGCCCTGTTGGAGGCCATGCAGGAGCGAACCGTTTCAGCCGGCGGAGTGACTCGTCCGCTACCAGAGCCGTTCTTCGTTCTCGCGACACAGAACCCGCTGGAGCAGGAAGGGACATACCCGTTGCCAGAAGCACAAATGGACCGCTTTTTATTGAAGATAGACGTGCCGTACCCGACAGAAGAAGAACTGAAAATGATCGTTCGGCAAACGACTACGAGCCAAGTGATCACCGTGGAAAAAGTGGCTTCAGCCGAACAAATTGCTGACATACAACAGGCCGCACGAGAAGTGCTGGTTGCCGATGCGGTACTTGATTACGCCGTGAAGCTGCTTTTAGCGACGCATCCGGGTCAGCAGGCGACTGCTTCGGTGAACAAATATGTGCGCAACGGTGCGGGTCCACGTGGTGTGCAGGCGATTGTCTCCTTGGCAAAGGTACGTGCGTTATTGGCCGGGCGATACAATCTGGCGTACGAGGACGTGACAGCAGTTGCTCTGCCAGCGTTGCGCCACCGCATTTTCCTCAATTTTGAAGGAGAGGCAAACGGCATCCGACCGGACCGCGTCATCATGGATATTTTGGATGAACTGGGGACGCAGAAGGCATGA
- a CDS encoding ABC transporter permease → MSDLRRFHNPVLFNEWKMRMRTNRSPWIILLYLLVLGAMTLTIIFFMTNGGSYYNPNDTRELFMMLSVFQLGMICFVVPGLTAGVISGERERQTLSVLLTTNVSATRLILGKWLASLSFMTFLVIATIPLYAIVFLYGGISPAQVIKVFGFYVITMFGIGSIGVLMSTLIKRTGIATVVTYAVVFGCAIGSSILAEIIKEFIRYQRRSGSMSSVPMPDWPHLLHNFNPLFAMLNIFEEGPQIRIGNVDPYAVYCLFFGIITLFCLLLSIYLIQPVKPRFRKVKEEQ, encoded by the coding sequence ATGAGCGACTTGAGGCGATTTCACAACCCTGTCTTGTTCAATGAATGGAAAATGCGGATGCGGACCAATCGGTCACCGTGGATCATCCTGCTCTATTTGCTCGTTTTGGGCGCAATGACGCTCACAATAATTTTCTTTATGACAAATGGTGGCAGCTACTACAACCCGAATGATACACGCGAGCTGTTCATGATGCTGTCTGTGTTTCAGCTCGGGATGATCTGCTTCGTCGTGCCGGGACTGACGGCAGGTGTGATTTCCGGTGAACGCGAACGCCAGACGTTAAGTGTGCTGTTGACCACGAATGTCAGCGCCACACGATTGATTTTAGGCAAATGGCTGGCGTCACTCAGCTTCATGACCTTCCTGGTCATTGCGACCATCCCGCTCTATGCCATCGTCTTTTTGTATGGAGGAATTTCACCTGCACAAGTGATCAAGGTGTTTGGCTTTTACGTCATTACGATGTTTGGTATCGGCAGTATTGGTGTGCTCATGTCCACGCTGATCAAACGGACTGGGATCGCTACGGTTGTCACTTATGCTGTGGTATTCGGATGTGCGATAGGGTCGAGCATACTGGCGGAAATTATCAAAGAGTTCATTCGGTACCAGCGTCGGTCCGGTAGCATGTCATCCGTGCCTATGCCAGACTGGCCACATCTCCTGCATAATTTTAACCCGTTGTTTGCGATGTTGAACATTTTTGAGGAAGGGCCGCAGATCAGGATTGGGAATGTGGACCCGTACGCGGTTTACTGCCTGTTTTTCGGGATTATTACACTGTTCTGCCTGTTACTCTCCATCTATCTCATTCAGCCAGTGAAACCGAGATTTCGCAAAGTAAAAGAGGAGCAATAA
- a CDS encoding ABC transporter ATP-binding protein: MIQIQNLRKRYGKMEALKGLSLEIDKGTVFGFVGPNGAGKSTTMSILATLLEPTSGKAYVGGYEVTKHPKEVRKLIGYMPDFFGVYDNLTAEEYLDFYGANYDIPAAERKQIIPQLLELVNLTHKRDAFVDSLSRGMKQRLGLARSLVHNPEVLILDEPASGLDPRARIELREILKELRDMGKTIIISSHILPELAEMCDVIGIVEEGNLVAFGRVDEIYSKMQEQRILRIRLLDRVEEAMTRLREMPVITRVTREGNWVVAGFSGNDEEQVELLRELAVSGYPVAAFNEAVGDLEEIFLEITKGVGS; the protein is encoded by the coding sequence GTGATCCAGATCCAAAATTTGCGCAAGCGCTACGGCAAAATGGAAGCATTAAAAGGACTTTCACTCGAAATTGACAAGGGTACCGTTTTTGGTTTTGTCGGTCCGAACGGAGCAGGAAAATCCACGACGATGTCCATTTTGGCGACTTTATTGGAGCCAACCAGTGGGAAAGCATACGTAGGTGGCTACGAAGTGACCAAGCATCCAAAGGAAGTACGCAAGCTGATCGGCTACATGCCTGACTTTTTTGGTGTCTACGACAATTTGACAGCAGAAGAGTACCTCGATTTTTACGGTGCGAATTACGATATTCCGGCAGCAGAGCGAAAACAAATCATTCCACAGTTACTAGAGCTGGTGAATCTCACGCACAAGCGAGATGCCTTCGTCGACTCGTTGTCGCGGGGGATGAAGCAGCGCCTTGGATTGGCCCGCTCGCTGGTTCACAACCCGGAAGTGCTCATTTTGGACGAACCTGCTTCTGGCTTGGACCCTCGTGCACGCATTGAGCTGCGGGAGATTTTGAAGGAACTGCGGGACATGGGCAAAACGATTATCATTAGCTCGCACATATTACCTGAGCTAGCAGAGATGTGCGACGTCATCGGGATTGTGGAGGAAGGCAATCTGGTTGCCTTTGGACGAGTCGATGAGATTTACTCGAAAATGCAAGAACAGCGGATATTGCGCATCCGCCTGTTGGATCGGGTTGAGGAAGCAATGACGCGCCTGCGTGAAATGCCCGTCATTACCAGGGTGACACGTGAAGGGAACTGGGTCGTTGCAGGCTTTTCAGGCAATGACGAAGAACAGGTGGAGCTGCTGCGGGAGCTTGCGGTGTCAGGCTATCCTGTTGCCGCGTTTAATGAGGCAGTAGGTGATTTGGAAGAAATCTTCCTGGAAATTACGAAAGGGGTGGGCTCATGA
- a CDS encoding DUF7408 domain-containing protein has translation MKTAQCKRWLLAFCAFLLLVAGVPLGLTGTALAEGSIQLGVTVGIEGKYREMGMVPVVVTVRNGGADIEGDLYVATGERGDSRFEVANYQPVSIASGVTKQVTILVPGSELDSRSFVALMQNNKIIAQTPVTGVSYSEDTLMIGVLAENPDTANFLGVLPKGSIHNPVQLLTMKADNMPVTGTQLQMLNMLVINNFALDSLNEQQIKAIRDWTNSGGMMILAGGAQYKKAGGVLSDLSPVEVTGVSSVQTLSSLKADKTNLIALTSPFTVSNGTVKAGKVLYSEGNIPLMVVHNVGAGKVLYVAYDLAAEPVASWAGNSRFWVDTLVKAFGSFINTSNRSMIDNVWPLHDAADRVPSLKIPEVGWFAVFFGIYALVVGPVLFYILRRGRKQSYMWVIVPALSVLAGIGIFSIGAIQRGVGVKLHQVGYVELQNNGQANAVSVTALFVPSNDDYRLTIKGEGITQPVTEGDYIDQIPRTWISIQPDQTHIDFRDVEFWSMRKVATEQSLSDVGKIESNLSYENGALKGTVTNHTKYSLRDVTISTGMQVQEFPQLAAGSSIEVNLPFAPQQQARRNQHRMNMGHALPQYMQSNGYERETREQLIVEMLDMMDRRSGPSEVVKLVGWTDAQVAEAVVPNENTENSSIAMVTSTLQVNPSKDGHIYYPTGSFDVTMSGSSVPVDDFGDGFRLPAGDITFDINLNQEGQELAISNLYLYTWSEDNTTFGKEVYNWKTKAFEPFEKAFMNNVMTSDKTTTYVSGDGIVRIKFAHQFEDDRHIGVPSVSVEGKVSKK, from the coding sequence ATGAAAACGGCGCAGTGCAAGCGGTGGCTCCTGGCCTTCTGTGCGTTCCTCCTGTTGGTAGCAGGTGTTCCTTTAGGATTAACGGGGACAGCCTTGGCAGAGGGAAGCATTCAGCTGGGAGTAACAGTCGGAATTGAAGGAAAGTACAGGGAGATGGGGATGGTTCCCGTTGTGGTCACGGTGAGAAATGGAGGGGCGGATATCGAAGGAGATCTTTATGTCGCCACGGGGGAACGGGGAGACAGTCGCTTCGAAGTTGCCAATTATCAGCCGGTTTCGATTGCAAGCGGAGTGACCAAGCAGGTAACCATTCTCGTTCCTGGATCAGAGCTGGATAGCCGTTCTTTTGTAGCTTTGATGCAAAATAATAAGATCATTGCGCAAACTCCGGTAACAGGCGTTTCATACAGCGAAGATACATTGATGATTGGCGTGCTGGCAGAAAATCCCGACACAGCTAATTTCCTTGGTGTACTGCCGAAAGGCTCCATTCATAACCCAGTCCAGCTCTTGACGATGAAGGCAGACAATATGCCAGTGACAGGTACACAGCTACAGATGCTTAATATGCTCGTGATCAACAATTTTGCTTTGGATTCATTGAATGAACAGCAGATTAAAGCGATTCGGGATTGGACGAATTCTGGCGGGATGATGATTTTAGCCGGAGGAGCGCAGTACAAGAAAGCCGGAGGCGTTTTGAGTGACTTGTCGCCAGTAGAAGTGACTGGAGTGTCGAGCGTACAGACACTTTCCAGTCTAAAAGCGGATAAGACCAACCTGATTGCACTGACATCCCCCTTTACTGTAAGCAATGGGACAGTGAAGGCAGGGAAAGTTCTGTACAGCGAAGGAAATATTCCGCTGATGGTCGTACATAACGTGGGAGCCGGAAAAGTGTTGTATGTCGCCTATGATTTGGCGGCCGAACCAGTAGCCAGTTGGGCTGGAAACAGTCGCTTTTGGGTAGATACATTAGTAAAGGCTTTTGGTTCTTTCATCAACACTTCAAATAGGAGCATGATCGACAACGTATGGCCGCTTCACGATGCTGCTGATCGCGTCCCATCCTTGAAAATTCCGGAGGTTGGCTGGTTCGCAGTATTTTTCGGAATTTATGCCCTGGTTGTCGGGCCAGTTCTTTTCTATATTTTGCGGAGAGGCCGCAAGCAAAGCTACATGTGGGTGATTGTCCCTGCCCTTTCGGTGCTGGCGGGAATCGGAATCTTCTCGATTGGTGCCATCCAGCGGGGGGTGGGTGTAAAGCTGCATCAGGTAGGTTATGTTGAACTGCAAAACAACGGACAGGCGAATGCAGTGAGCGTAACCGCATTATTCGTACCGAGTAATGACGACTATCGATTGACTATAAAGGGAGAGGGCATAACCCAACCCGTCACTGAAGGAGACTATATCGATCAAATTCCGAGAACGTGGATTTCCATACAGCCAGATCAGACCCATATTGATTTCCGCGATGTAGAATTTTGGTCGATGCGCAAGGTTGCGACGGAGCAATCCTTATCGGACGTAGGAAAAATAGAATCGAACCTATCGTATGAAAACGGCGCACTGAAAGGAACCGTGACGAACCATACGAAGTACTCGCTAAGAGACGTGACGATCTCGACAGGAATGCAGGTACAAGAGTTTCCACAGTTGGCGGCTGGCAGCAGTATCGAAGTGAACTTGCCGTTTGCCCCTCAACAACAAGCAAGGCGGAATCAACATCGGATGAATATGGGACATGCGCTGCCGCAGTATATGCAATCGAATGGCTATGAAAGAGAAACGCGTGAGCAACTCATCGTGGAAATGCTGGACATGATGGACAGACGTAGTGGTCCGTCTGAAGTAGTAAAACTCGTGGGCTGGACCGATGCGCAAGTTGCTGAGGCTGTCGTACCAAACGAAAATACGGAGAACAGCAGCATTGCGATGGTCACTTCGACGCTGCAAGTGAATCCATCCAAGGACGGACACATTTATTATCCGACGGGATCATTTGATGTGACGATGTCAGGCAGCTCAGTGCCAGTAGATGACTTCGGAGATGGCTTTAGGCTCCCTGCTGGGGATATTACCTTTGACATCAATTTGAATCAGGAAGGACAGGAGCTTGCCATCAGCAATTTGTATCTGTACACCTGGTCAGAGGACAATACGACATTTGGAAAAGAGGTTTACAACTGGAAGACCAAAGCTTTTGAACCATTTGAAAAAGCATTCATGAACAACGTCATGACAAGCGATAAGACCACTACTTATGTTTCGGGCGACGGCATTGTCCGCATCAAATTTGCCCACCAGTTTGAGGATGATCGCCACATTGGGGTTCCAAGTGTCAGTGTGGAAGGGAAGGTGAGCAAGAAGTGA
- a CDS encoding proline dehydrogenase family protein: MTPEERRTADILRTIARDERIKEAVRTSPLLYPLLLTAAKRYVTGETRADAIKIAQRLEKLGYRLSMEHIGENTLDSQIVHEAQREFLALTTDCSQLHTPVGISFDLSHLGLLLDKELAFAHVEELAERARHSGHYLMISMEESTKTEAIISMYERLAQRHENVGITIQAHLHRSLDDVKRVLGLPGKIRLVKGAFKEPQEIALGRSVELNERYLELADMCVRAGRECSLATHDQAIVDALDGRDYLHRPNVEVELLYGVRPDLAHVLREKGVTVRLYLTYGTEWYLYLCHRLAEHPPHVHQAIADMFDTSRLQDVGYGMS, encoded by the coding sequence ATGACACCAGAAGAGAGAAGAACCGCAGACATTTTGCGTACAATCGCCCGTGATGAACGAATCAAGGAAGCGGTCAGAACATCGCCCTTGCTATATCCGTTGCTTTTGACTGCTGCGAAACGTTATGTGACAGGCGAAACGCGTGCGGATGCAATAAAAATAGCCCAACGCCTGGAAAAATTGGGCTACCGTCTATCAATGGAACACATTGGTGAAAATACGCTGGATTCGCAGATTGTACATGAAGCGCAGCGGGAGTTTCTTGCGCTAACTACGGATTGCTCCCAACTACATACACCAGTCGGAATCTCCTTTGATCTGTCCCATCTCGGCTTGTTACTGGATAAAGAACTGGCGTTTGCCCACGTAGAAGAGTTGGCAGAGCGGGCGAGACATAGCGGTCACTATTTGATGATCAGCATGGAGGAGTCGACGAAAACAGAGGCGATCATTAGCATGTATGAGCGCTTGGCACAGCGACATGAAAATGTGGGCATTACGATTCAAGCACATTTGCACCGCTCGCTGGATGATGTGAAACGGGTGCTCGGACTCCCGGGGAAAATTCGTTTGGTTAAAGGCGCATTCAAGGAACCTCAGGAAATCGCATTGGGGCGTTCAGTGGAGTTGAACGAACGATACCTGGAGCTGGCTGATATGTGTGTACGAGCTGGGCGTGAATGCTCACTCGCTACGCACGACCAAGCGATTGTAGACGCCCTAGATGGTCGGGACTATTTGCATCGACCGAATGTAGAGGTCGAGCTGTTATACGGGGTTCGCCCTGATCTGGCTCATGTTTTGCGAGAAAAAGGGGTTACAGTGCGCTTGTACCTCACATATGGGACAGAGTGGTACTTATACTTGTGTCATCGACTGGCAGAGCATCCGCCTCATGTGCATCAGGCGATAGCCGATATGTTTGATACGTCGAGACTTCAGGATGTAGGGTATGGCATGTCATAG
- a CDS encoding PLP-dependent aminotransferase family protein gives MLWITIDREKPIPLIRQIYSELRTKILSGELAAGFKLPSTRKVASELHLSRNVVLEAYEQLLAEGYIESRRGSGYFIASGIYLEQHARMTGAGAGLPKVNQHFNEDESKLIDFRSGVPALERFPRNLWGKTVQRVCQEAPLSVFGYNRPEGRTELRTILCRYLYRTRGVQCDPEQIIMTSGATQALTLIANVLLRPDSHVVIEDPITHDIQSIFTRTGARLLPVPTDTYGMDMEQLPSLSAHRPRFVFVTPSHQFPLGGTMPIQRRLQLIRYAREADCYIVEDDYDSEFRYETAPISSIQGLASERVIYIGSFSKILSPGLRQGYLVLPKALVASYQQAKWLSDLHAPSIDQLALGVFIEEGHLEKYVNQVKKLYKKRRQCLIDALQLAFGDGIRIWGEAAGLHIVAAFPTVHFTPVVLAALEQAGVRVYPVEEHAIVKGNHTDKIILGYGNTNEAQIEEGVERIRAVLTRMLADSP, from the coding sequence TTGCTCTGGATAACCATTGACCGAGAGAAACCGATTCCGTTAATCAGACAAATTTATTCTGAATTGCGCACAAAGATTTTGAGCGGAGAACTTGCAGCCGGCTTCAAGCTTCCATCTACCCGAAAAGTAGCAAGCGAACTGCACCTCTCTCGCAATGTGGTACTAGAGGCGTACGAGCAGCTACTAGCCGAGGGCTACATCGAGAGCAGACGTGGCTCCGGGTATTTCATTGCCTCGGGCATTTATTTGGAACAGCACGCCCGGATGACAGGGGCTGGGGCTGGGTTGCCGAAAGTGAACCAGCATTTCAACGAAGACGAGAGCAAGCTAATCGATTTTCGTTCTGGTGTTCCTGCTCTGGAGCGTTTTCCTCGCAATCTCTGGGGCAAAACTGTCCAGCGTGTCTGTCAGGAAGCACCGCTGTCAGTCTTTGGCTATAATCGTCCCGAGGGACGTACGGAGCTGCGCACGATTTTATGTCGCTATTTGTATCGAACGCGCGGCGTGCAATGCGACCCCGAGCAAATCATTATGACATCCGGGGCTACTCAGGCGCTCACCCTGATTGCCAATGTGCTTCTGCGTCCTGATAGTCACGTAGTCATCGAGGACCCGATCACGCACGATATCCAAAGTATTTTCACCAGGACAGGCGCTCGTTTACTGCCTGTTCCGACAGATACCTACGGGATGGATATGGAACAGCTACCGTCATTGTCTGCCCATCGCCCCCGCTTCGTATTTGTCACGCCTTCCCATCAGTTCCCGCTAGGCGGCACCATGCCCATCCAGCGAAGACTTCAACTCATTCGTTATGCACGGGAAGCTGACTGCTACATTGTCGAGGATGATTACGACAGCGAGTTTCGTTACGAAACTGCTCCTATCAGCTCCATTCAGGGACTTGCCTCGGAGCGTGTTATCTACATCGGTTCCTTTAGCAAAATCCTTTCTCCCGGACTGCGCCAGGGATACCTCGTCCTGCCAAAAGCATTGGTAGCCTCCTATCAGCAGGCAAAATGGCTATCCGATTTGCACGCCCCTTCGATTGATCAGCTTGCCCTCGGGGTTTTTATCGAGGAGGGGCATCTAGAGAAATACGTGAATCAGGTAAAAAAGCTGTACAAAAAACGCCGTCAATGCTTGATTGATGCTCTTCAACTGGCTTTTGGTGATGGCATTCGCATTTGGGGGGAGGCCGCTGGACTGCACATCGTAGCTGCTTTTCCCACGGTTCACTTCACACCTGTCGTCCTGGCTGCGCTGGAGCAAGCCGGAGTGCGTGTCTACCCGGTCGAGGAGCACGCCATTGTCAAAGGCAATCATACAGATAAAATCATTCTCGGATACGGCAATACCAATGAAGCACAGATCGAAGAAGGGGTCGAGAGGATTAGGGCTGTTTTAACGAGAATGCTTGCAGATTCTCCATAA